The following proteins come from a genomic window of Spea bombifrons isolate aSpeBom1 chromosome 10, aSpeBom1.2.pri, whole genome shotgun sequence:
- the LOC128467399 gene encoding mRNA decay activator protein ZFP36L2-like, translating into MAVKGEKQLTLEITDSLDFFSFLPSLTSTSDTDAPLLPSFSVPAKSPGFSSLRYKTELCTRYAESGFCAYKNRCQFAHGLSELRPPIQHPKYKTELCRSFHILGTCNYGLRCLFIHSPHERREPPVSPDTLRLPTRRHAVPYNKERCRLWRSPGGCPYGSCCHFQHPKGAQEPCRHFTALGDCPYGARCHFSHSPPQDRWSIGTKNGRGSLSPSDPGSDPGTPVPTDAPANNAFNFSSCLLPLALRLQILGEEEDFASDQTLTDPNYRGLLSD; encoded by the coding sequence CAATTGACACTGGAGATCACAGACAGCTTGGATTTCTTCTCATTCCTACCATCACTCACTTCAACAAGTGACACAGATGCCCCACTCCTACCATCATTCTCTGTTCCTGCTAAATCTCCTGGCTTCTCATCTCTTCGCTATAAAACAGAGCTATGTACAAGATATGCAGAAAGTGGGTTCTGTGCATATAAAAATCGGTGCCAGTTTGCCCATGGTTTAAGTGAGCTTCGTCCTCCAATCCAGCATCCAAAGTACAAGACAGAGCTATGTCGTTCCTTTCATATCCTTGGAACATGCAACTATGGATTACGTTGCCTCTTTATTCATAGCCCTCATGAAAGGAGAGAGCCTCCAGTCTCCCCTGACACTCTTCGTCTCCCAACGCGTCGTCATGCAGTGCCTTACAACAAAGAACGCTGTCGCCTTTGGCGGTCTCCTGGAGGATGCCCTTATGGATCCTGTTGCCACTTCCAGCACCCGAAGGGGGCTCAGGAGCCTTGCCGTCATTTCACTGCTCTCGGAGACTGTCCATATGGTGCCCGTTGTCACTTCTCTCATAGCCCACCTCAAGACCGTTGGAGCATAGGAACCAAAAATGGAAGAGGATCTCTTTCCCCTTCAGATCCAGGTAGTGACCCTGGAACACCTGTTCCTACAGACGCCCCTGCTAATAATGCCTTCAATTTCTCAAGTTGCCTTCTGCCGCTTGCCTTGCGTCTGCAAATCCTTGGTGAAGAGGAAGATTTTGCCAGTGATCAAACTCTTACAGATCCAAATTATCGGGGACTGCTGTCAGACTAG